A stretch of Capricornis sumatraensis isolate serow.1 chromosome 10, serow.2, whole genome shotgun sequence DNA encodes these proteins:
- the CXCR6 gene encoding C-X-C chemokine receptor type 6, with the protein MAEYNYEDLGFFNSSNDSSQGHQDFLQFSKFFLPCMYVVVFTCGLVGNSLVLVIYVFYQKLKSLTDVFLMNLPLADLVFVCTLPFWAYAGIHEWVFGSIMCKALLGIYTLNFYTSMLILTCITVDRFVAVVRATKAYNQQAKRMAWGKAICSSIWVVSLLVSLPQIIYGNVLYHDRPSCGYHEAISSMVLAIQMTLGFFLPLLAMVACYSVIIKTLLQARGFRKHKSLKIIFLVVAVFLLTQTPFNLVKLIRSTSWEYHTMTSFHYAIAVTEAIAYLRACLNPVLYAFVGLKFRKNFWKLVKDAGCLPYLGVSGQHTCSEDTSRSASASHNVEATSMFHL; encoded by the coding sequence ATGGCTGAGTATAACTACGAAGACCTCGGGTTCTTCAATAGTTCCAACGACAGCAGCCAGGGGCACCAAGACTTCCTGCAGTTCAGCAAGTTCTTCCTGCCGTGCATGTACGTGGTGGTGTTCACCTGCGGCCTGGTGGGAAACTCCTTGGTGCTGGTCATCTACGTCTTCTACCAGAAGCTGAAGAGCCTGACGGATGTGTTCCTGATGAACCTGCCCCTGGCTGACCTGGTGTTCGTCTGCACTCTGCCCTTCTGGGCCTATGCAGGCATCCACGAGTGGGTCTTTGGCAGCATCATGTGCAAAGCCCTGCTGGGCATCTACACGCTGAACTTCTACACGTCCATGCTCATCCTCACCTGCATCACCGTGGACCGCTTCGTCGCGGTGGTGCGGGCCACCAAGGCCTACAACCAGCAGGCCAAGCGCATGGCCTGGGGTAAGGCCATCTGCTCGTCCATCTGGGTGGTTTCCCTGCTGGTTTCCTTGCCGCAGATCATCTACGGCAATGTCCTTTACCACGACCGGCCCTCCTGCGGTTATCACGAGGCGATTTCCTCCATGGTGCTGGCCATCCAGATGACCCTGGGGTTCTTCCTGCCACTGCTTGCCATGGTCGCCTGCTACTCGGTCATCATCAAGACCCTGCTTCAGGCTCGAGGCTTCCGGAAGCACAAGTCTCTGAAGATCATCTTCCTGGTGGTGGCGGTGTTCCTGCTGACCCAGACGCCCTTCAACCTCGTGAAGCTCATCCGCAGCACGAGCTGGGAGTACCACACCATGACCAGCTTCCACTACGCCATCGCGGTGACAGAGGCCATTGCCTACCTGCGTGCCTGCCTTAATCCTGTGCTCTATGCCTTTGTTGGCCTCAAGTTTCGGAAGAATTTCTGGAAGCTCGTGAAAGACGCAGGCTGCCTCCCTTACCTGGGTGTCTCAGGCCAACACACGTGTTCGGAGGACACTTCCAGGAGTGCTTCAGCCTCTCACAACGTGGAGGCCACCAGCATGTTCCACCTGTAG